A portion of the Nitratidesulfovibrio termitidis HI1 genome contains these proteins:
- a CDS encoding DHH family phosphoesterase gives MTDTAASIAAIIRAEDDILVASHANPDGDAIGAVAAMAHVLRALGKRFRLYNTSGVPQQYGWVDMGGPVARTWAELEGFTPRLAVILDCGDAHRVGGDLQARLPELRSVNIDHHLGNPMFGTVGNWVEPHLAATCQMAGMLARELGVPLSGPLGEAVYLGICTDTGNFCYGSTSGELLELAAEIVRLGLKPGLFHDRLENNWSIGRMRLWGALMQGIELHCGGAVAVSVITDDMFALHGADKDDLEGYASQLRRLAGVRVSLMVRGDGAGRSKISLRSSGTDDVRVVAAAFGGGGHRNAAGAELDMQPHEAARAVLAAIPAQLAPCGKEA, from the coding sequence ATGACAGACACCGCAGCCAGCATAGCCGCCATCATCAGGGCAGAGGACGACATCCTCGTGGCCAGCCACGCCAACCCGGACGGTGATGCCATCGGGGCGGTGGCGGCGATGGCGCATGTGCTGCGCGCGCTGGGCAAGCGGTTCCGGCTGTACAACACCAGCGGGGTGCCGCAACAGTACGGCTGGGTGGACATGGGCGGCCCGGTGGCCCGCACCTGGGCGGAACTGGAAGGTTTTACCCCGCGCCTGGCGGTTATCCTTGATTGCGGCGATGCGCACCGCGTGGGCGGCGACCTGCAGGCCAGACTGCCGGAACTGCGCAGCGTGAACATCGACCATCACCTCGGCAATCCCATGTTCGGCACGGTGGGCAACTGGGTGGAACCGCACCTTGCGGCCACCTGCCAGATGGCGGGCATGCTGGCGCGCGAACTGGGCGTGCCGCTTTCCGGCCCGCTGGGCGAGGCGGTGTACCTTGGCATCTGCACGGACACCGGCAACTTCTGCTACGGCAGCACCAGTGGCGAACTGCTGGAACTGGCGGCGGAAATCGTGCGTCTGGGGCTGAAGCCCGGCCTGTTCCACGACCGGCTGGAAAACAACTGGTCCATCGGCCGCATGCGCCTGTGGGGCGCGCTGATGCAGGGCATAGAGCTGCACTGCGGCGGCGCAGTGGCGGTGTCGGTGATCACCGACGACATGTTCGCGCTGCACGGGGCAGACAAGGACGACCTTGAGGGGTACGCCTCTCAGCTGCGCCGCCTTGCCGGGGTACGCGTATCGCTGATGGTGCGCGGTGACGGCGCTGGCCGCAGCAAGATCAGCCTGCGTTCCAGCGGTACGGATGACGTGCGCGTGGTTGCGGCGGCCTTTGGCGGCGGCGGGCACCGTAATGCGGCAGGGGCCGAACTGGACATGCAGCCGCACGAGGCCGCGCGGGCCGTGCTGGCGGCCATTCCCGCCCAGCTTGCGCCCTGCGGCAAAGAGGCATAA
- a CDS encoding YlxR family protein: MDDAIRGKHIPLRTCVICRRRFAKRELLRYVPPTDAAGAGADPVPDERQTLPGRGFYVCESPECRERFRKFGGWRRKRKGVQE; encoded by the coding sequence ATGGATGACGCCATCCGCGGGAAGCACATACCATTACGCACCTGCGTCATATGCAGGCGCCGCTTTGCAAAGCGCGAGCTTCTGCGGTACGTCCCCCCGACGGACGCCGCCGGGGCGGGGGCCGACCCCGTTCCGGACGAAAGGCAGACACTGCCTGGACGCGGGTTCTACGTATGCGAAAGCCCCGAATGCCGGGAGCGATTCCGGAAGTTCGGCGGCTGGCGAAGGAAGCGCAAGGGGGTTCAGGAATGA
- the flgG gene encoding flagellar basal-body rod protein FlgG produces the protein MMRSLWTAATGMVAQQLNIDVISNNLANVNTTSFKKSRAEFEDLMYQNMRIAGAATEGDNRIPTGIQVGMGVRPTTVHKFFTQGDYSNTGNSLDLAIEGDGFFLVQVNGEDAYTRAGAFKLNQDGVVVTANGYTLQPEFTVPAETKNITVTENGHISALDTNGDALAEADIPLYTFINPAGLEARGRNLYVPSEASGEAVEGVPGEDNVGTIAQGFLEMSNVEVVDEMVNMIVGQRAYEMNSKAIQTSDTMLQTAVQLKR, from the coding sequence ATGATGCGTTCACTCTGGACGGCCGCCACCGGCATGGTGGCCCAGCAGCTCAACATCGACGTGATCTCCAACAACCTCGCGAACGTGAATACCACGAGCTTCAAGAAGAGCCGCGCGGAGTTCGAGGACCTCATGTACCAGAACATGCGCATCGCCGGTGCCGCCACCGAGGGGGATAACCGTATTCCCACCGGTATCCAGGTGGGCATGGGTGTGCGCCCCACCACGGTGCACAAGTTCTTCACCCAGGGCGACTACTCCAACACCGGCAACTCGCTGGACCTCGCCATCGAAGGCGACGGCTTCTTTCTGGTGCAGGTGAACGGCGAAGACGCCTACACCCGTGCGGGCGCGTTCAAGCTGAACCAGGACGGGGTGGTGGTGACCGCCAATGGCTACACCCTGCAGCCGGAATTCACCGTGCCCGCCGAAACCAAGAACATCACGGTGACGGAAAACGGGCACATTTCCGCCCTGGACACCAATGGTGACGCCCTGGCCGAGGCCGACATCCCCCTCTACACCTTCATCAACCCGGCGGGCCTCGAAGCGCGTGGTCGCAACCTGTACGTTCCGTCCGAGGCATCGGGCGAGGCGGTGGAAGGCGTGCCCGGCGAAGACAACGTGGGCACCATTGCCCAGGGCTTTCTGGAAATGTCCAACGTCGAGGTGGTGGACGAAATGGTGAACATGATCGTGGGCCAGCGCGCCTACGAAATGAACTCCAAGGCCATCCAGACGTCGGACACCATGTTGCAGACCGCCGTGCAGCTCAAGCGCTAG
- the flgF gene encoding flagellar basal-body rod protein FlgF, with protein MQEGMLSSLFGALTNEHRMNNISNNLANVNTTGYKRDVISFKDTMQLFAHDQIMEPIANVRSKKLFPEPMHVARPRIAVAHTDFEQGSMRYTGNPLDVAISGNAFFKVRTPEGEFYTRNGNFIQTAEGQLVTAMGHAVQGDGGDIALPPGEQVQISDDGQIFAGGALVGQLNMVTVNDLTALEKLGGNMYRLRPGSNAGEVPAEGAYVAQGYLEASNVEVVSEMVNMIETQRQFEAYQKVMQTTDSIDREATQKVGKKV; from the coding sequence ATGCAAGAAGGCATGTTGTCGAGCCTGTTCGGCGCGCTCACCAATGAGCATCGCATGAACAATATCTCGAACAATCTCGCGAACGTGAATACCACGGGCTACAAGCGCGACGTCATATCCTTCAAGGATACCATGCAACTGTTCGCCCATGACCAGATCATGGAGCCCATTGCAAACGTGCGCTCGAAAAAGCTCTTTCCGGAGCCCATGCATGTGGCCCGGCCCCGCATAGCCGTGGCCCACACGGACTTCGAGCAGGGCAGCATGCGCTACACCGGCAACCCGCTGGACGTGGCCATCTCCGGCAACGCCTTTTTCAAGGTGCGTACCCCCGAAGGCGAATTCTACACCCGCAACGGCAACTTCATCCAGACCGCCGAAGGCCAGTTGGTAACCGCCATGGGCCATGCGGTGCAGGGTGACGGCGGCGACATTGCCCTGCCGCCCGGCGAGCAGGTGCAGATATCCGACGACGGGCAGATTTTCGCGGGCGGCGCACTTGTGGGCCAGTTGAACATGGTCACCGTCAACGACCTGACCGCCCTGGAAAAGCTGGGCGGCAACATGTACCGGCTGCGGCCCGGTTCCAACGCGGGCGAGGTGCCCGCCGAAGGCGCCTACGTGGCCCAGGGCTACCTGGAGGCGTCCAACGTCGAGGTGGTCTCTGAAATGGTGAACATGATCGAAACCCAGCGGCAGTTCGAAGCGTACCAGAAAGTGATGCAGACCACCGATTCCATAGATCGGGAGGCAACCCAGAAGGTGGGCAAGAAAGTCTAG
- the rimP gene encoding ribosome maturation factor RimP → MSTHPLRDAVAAIATPLADALGIALWGIEILDGGRMVLRVYVDARPGMPAPADTNEGATPEDTAQDDVAPVGVTPDGVTPDGVTPERVTIDQCARLSRQLGLALDVEDVIRDAYVLEVSSPGLERPFFEISQTVPYVGRTIELTLAAPQPEWPGRRKFRADIVRVEGDTLTFLPDTAPRPDEDPAPISVAWDDVKKAHLVHVFPDTTRPQPGGKTGQRKKAQPKKPARGGAPHDDTTD, encoded by the coding sequence ATGAGCACGCATCCCCTCCGCGACGCCGTCGCCGCCATTGCCACGCCCCTGGCCGACGCCCTGGGCATTGCCCTGTGGGGCATCGAGATTCTTGACGGGGGGCGCATGGTGCTGCGCGTGTACGTGGACGCCAGGCCCGGCATGCCCGCCCCCGCCGACACGAACGAAGGCGCCACGCCGGAAGACACCGCACAAGATGATGTCGCCCCTGTAGGCGTTACCCCGGACGGCGTTACCCCGGACGGCGTCACCCCCGAACGCGTGACCATAGACCAGTGCGCCCGCCTTTCGCGCCAGCTTGGCCTTGCCCTGGACGTGGAAGACGTGATCCGCGACGCCTACGTGCTCGAAGTGTCCTCGCCGGGGCTGGAACGCCCGTTCTTCGAGATATCCCAGACGGTCCCCTACGTTGGCCGCACCATCGAACTCACCCTTGCGGCGCCCCAGCCGGAATGGCCGGGCCGCCGCAAGTTCCGGGCTGACATCGTACGGGTGGAAGGCGACACCCTCACCTTTCTGCCCGACACCGCGCCCCGCCCCGACGAAGACCCCGCCCCCATCAGTGTGGCGTGGGACGACGTGAAAAAGGCGCACCTCGTCCACGTTTTTCCCGACACGACCCGGCCCCAGCCCGGCGGCAAGACCGGCCAGCGCAAGAAGGCGCAGCCCAAGAAGCCCGCACGCGGCGGCGCGCCGCACGACGACACCACGGACTAG
- a CDS encoding DUF503 domain-containing protein, protein MIIGVLTVEFELHGNDSLKGKRRIANSLKTKVRNTFNVSIAEVRNQDSLTRLSLAVVSVSNSERHLQSRLDKCLAMMEAVCPEEMTYSDVEFFAAE, encoded by the coding sequence ATGATCATCGGCGTGCTCACGGTGGAATTTGAGCTGCACGGCAACGATTCCCTGAAAGGGAAGCGGCGCATCGCCAACAGTTTGAAGACGAAGGTGCGCAACACCTTCAACGTGTCCATCGCCGAGGTGCGCAACCAGGATTCCCTGACCCGGCTGTCGCTGGCCGTGGTTTCGGTAAGCAACAGCGAGCGGCACCTGCAAAGCCGCCTCGACAAGTGCCTGGCCATGATGGAAGCCGTGTGCCCCGAAGAGATGACGTATAGCGACGTTGAATTTTTCGCCGCCGAATAG
- a CDS encoding flagellar basal body L-ring protein FlgH yields MKRRLLAAGCAMLLLSGCNAARQQPSPVPPVTQPQAYTEPEDAAANPGSLYSESDSEFLFSDNRARRVGDIVLVKVVETDKAKNKADTTADKTSTNELGVSAFFGQSSASINPLNPTGPFSGAVGANPVLGTSSTSKHSATGETKRESTVTTTIAARVLRVLPGGLMEVEGARETRVNDETQYIVVSGLVRARDVASDNSVTSSQMANARIEYYGKGTLADKQKPGWFTRLMDNVWPF; encoded by the coding sequence ATGAAACGCAGACTGCTCGCCGCCGGGTGCGCCATGCTGTTGCTTTCCGGGTGCAATGCCGCCCGCCAGCAGCCTTCGCCGGTGCCGCCGGTCACGCAGCCGCAGGCCTATACCGAACCCGAGGACGCCGCCGCCAACCCCGGATCGCTGTACAGCGAATCGGACTCGGAGTTCCTGTTCTCCGACAACCGCGCCCGCCGGGTAGGCGACATCGTGCTGGTCAAGGTGGTGGAAACCGACAAGGCCAAGAACAAGGCAGATACCACCGCCGACAAGACCAGTACCAACGAACTGGGCGTCAGCGCCTTCTTCGGGCAGTCCAGCGCGTCCATCAACCCCCTGAACCCCACGGGGCCATTCAGCGGGGCCGTGGGAGCCAACCCCGTCCTGGGCACCAGCTCCACTTCCAAGCATTCCGCCACCGGCGAAACCAAGCGTGAAAGCACCGTTACCACCACCATCGCCGCCCGCGTGCTGCGCGTGCTGCCCGGCGGTCTGATGGAAGTGGAAGGCGCCCGCGAAACCCGCGTCAACGACGAGACGCAGTACATCGTGGTCAGCGGTCTGGTGCGCGCCCGCGACGTGGCCTCTGACAACTCCGTGACCTCGTCGCAGATGGCCAACGCCCGCATCGAGTACTACGGAAAGGGCACGCTGGCGGACAAGCAGAAGCCGGGGTGGTTTACCCGTCTGATGGACAACGTCTGGCCTTTCTAG
- the infB gene encoding translation initiation factor IF-2 gives MTDDKTRVKDLSTELGMSTKDLLHTLRDLDIPAKSVMTMLTADEVSRVRERHQGQTAEAGVDRKVVQPGVIVRRRRRDGEEGEAPVRRRAEEREAASGGADAGDAGATEAAKAEAPVQPAADERPTRAARAEAPAAPEARAATPAARIIRRHDEPAPVTAAPAEAAPAAPVAAAPAGPVGADKPAAVQAEAAQAASAPSEAPASAEADKSGESKAEKPATPTARIIRPARPDASAMPDATPQPSILPPVAADAAPRGEGMDGDEDDADGNRRRKKKRTPDVPGPQVRVISRPDPSAPAPRPYPREGDRPDRDDRPAYGDRQGYQPRSGGPGGDRPAYAGDRQGYAPRPGGPGGDRPGYGPRPGGPGGDRPGYAPRPGGPGGDRPGYGPRPGGPGGPGGDRPGGYRPGGPGGPRPGGPGGPGYGPRPGGPGGPGGPGMGQPPAGGDEGQSKKKRLKGRRTVDFQPGADRAARGREDDDFPRGGARRGKGRKGRDMKAATATQPLKAAKRKIKVEEAIRVADMAHQMGLKSTEIIKVLFGLGVMATINQSLDIETATLVASEFGYEVEKVGFSEDDYLIPKEVDAPEALQHRPPVVTIMGHVDHGKTSLLDAIRKTNVTMGEAGGITQHIGAYHVTTKKGEIVFLDTPGHEAFTAMRARGAQVTDIVVLVVAADDGVMEQTREAVNHSKAAGVPIMVAVNKMDKEGANPERVQRELAEMGLVSEAWGGDTVFSHVSAKTRQGLDELLELLALQAEILELKANPDKPARGHIVEAKLDKGRGPVATVLIQEGTLRQGDTFVCGVFSGRVRAMFNDQGKKVKEAGPAMPVEVQGFEGVPEAGEEFVCVTDEKLARRIAETRAVKQREKELARESKVTLETFLSRRADDQEALVLNLVVKADVQGSLEAISEALRKLSTEKVRINIIHGGAGAISESDILLASASDAIIIGFNVRPTAKVKDIAEQENVDIRFYDIIYKLVDEVKSAMEGMLAPVQREVYLGQVEVRQTFSVPKVGTIAGCHVADGKITRNAGVRLLRDGVVVYTGKITSLKRFKDDMKEVLKGYECGVGLENFNDIKIGDIIEAFEMVEEAATL, from the coding sequence ATGACCGACGACAAGACCAGGGTGAAGGACCTGTCCACGGAGCTGGGCATGTCCACCAAAGATCTGCTCCACACGCTGCGCGATCTCGACATACCGGCCAAGAGCGTGATGACCATGCTCACCGCCGACGAGGTCAGCCGCGTGCGCGAACGCCATCAGGGCCAGACCGCCGAAGCGGGCGTTGACCGCAAGGTGGTGCAGCCCGGCGTTATCGTGCGCCGCCGCCGCCGCGACGGCGAAGAGGGCGAAGCCCCCGTGCGTCGTCGTGCCGAAGAGCGCGAAGCCGCCTCTGGCGGTGCCGACGCCGGCGACGCTGGCGCCACCGAAGCCGCCAAGGCCGAAGCGCCCGTGCAGCCCGCAGCTGACGAACGGCCCACCCGTGCCGCCCGCGCCGAAGCCCCCGCGGCGCCCGAGGCACGCGCTGCCACGCCCGCCGCGCGCATCATCCGTCGCCACGACGAGCCCGCGCCCGTCACGGCAGCACCGGCAGAGGCAGCCCCCGCGGCGCCCGTGGCCGCTGCACCCGCCGGCCCGGTCGGGGCGGACAAGCCCGCCGCCGTGCAGGCAGAAGCCGCACAGGCTGCTTCCGCACCCTCCGAGGCTCCTGCGTCTGCCGAGGCTGACAAGTCTGGCGAATCCAAGGCCGAAAAGCCCGCCACGCCCACTGCGCGGATCATCCGTCCGGCCCGGCCCGACGCTTCGGCCATGCCCGACGCCACTCCCCAGCCGTCCATCCTGCCCCCCGTGGCAGCCGACGCCGCCCCGCGCGGTGAAGGCATGGACGGTGACGAGGACGACGCGGACGGCAACCGCCGCAGGAAAAAGAAGCGCACGCCCGACGTGCCCGGACCGCAGGTCCGCGTCATTTCCCGTCCCGATCCTTCCGCTCCGGCTCCGCGCCCCTACCCGCGCGAAGGCGACCGCCCTGACAGGGACGACCGCCCCGCTTATGGCGACCGGCAGGGCTATCAGCCCCGCTCCGGCGGCCCCGGCGGCGACCGGCCCGCTTACGCTGGCGACCGGCAGGGCTATGCGCCCCGTCCCGGTGGTCCCGGTGGTGATCGCCCCGGCTACGGTCCCCGTCCTGGTGGTCCCGGCGGCGACCGGCCCGGCTACGCCCCCCGCCCCGGCGGTCCTGGTGGCGATCGGCCCGGCTACGGTCCCCGTCCTGGTGGTCCCGGCGGCCCCGGCGGTGATCGCCCCGGCGGTTACCGTCCCGGCGGTCCCGGTGGTCCCCGTCCCGGTGGCCCCGGCGGCCCCGGCTACGGTCCCCGTCCTGGTGGTCCCGGCGGCCCTGGTGGTCCCGGCATGGGCCAGCCCCCGGCAGGCGGCGACGAAGGCCAGAGCAAGAAGAAGCGCCTGAAGGGCCGCCGCACGGTGGACTTCCAGCCCGGCGCCGACCGCGCCGCGCGTGGCCGCGAGGACGACGATTTCCCCCGTGGCGGCGCCCGCCGCGGCAAGGGGCGCAAGGGCCGCGACATGAAGGCCGCCACCGCCACCCAGCCGCTGAAGGCCGCCAAGCGCAAGATCAAGGTCGAGGAAGCCATCCGCGTGGCCGACATGGCCCACCAGATGGGTCTGAAGTCCACCGAAATCATCAAGGTGCTGTTCGGCCTCGGCGTCATGGCGACCATCAACCAGTCGCTGGACATCGAAACCGCCACCCTTGTGGCCTCTGAATTCGGCTACGAAGTGGAAAAGGTGGGCTTCTCGGAAGACGACTACCTGATCCCCAAGGAAGTGGACGCACCCGAAGCCTTGCAGCATCGGCCGCCCGTGGTCACCATCATGGGCCACGTCGACCACGGCAAGACCTCGCTGCTCGACGCCATCCGCAAGACCAACGTCACCATGGGCGAAGCGGGCGGCATCACCCAGCACATCGGCGCGTACCACGTGACCACCAAGAAGGGTGAAATCGTGTTCCTCGATACGCCCGGCCACGAAGCGTTCACCGCCATGCGTGCCCGCGGCGCGCAGGTGACCGACATCGTCGTGCTGGTGGTGGCCGCCGACGACGGCGTCATGGAGCAGACCCGCGAAGCGGTGAACCACTCCAAGGCCGCTGGCGTGCCCATCATGGTTGCCGTCAACAAGATGGACAAGGAAGGCGCCAACCCGGAACGCGTGCAGCGCGAACTGGCGGAAATGGGCCTGGTGTCCGAAGCCTGGGGCGGCGATACCGTGTTCAGCCACGTGTCGGCCAAGACCCGCCAGGGCCTTGACGAACTGCTGGAACTGCTGGCCCTGCAAGCCGAAATCCTTGAGCTCAAGGCCAACCCCGACAAGCCCGCCCGCGGCCACATCGTGGAAGCCAAGCTGGACAAGGGCCGTGGCCCCGTGGCCACCGTGCTGATCCAGGAAGGCACCCTGCGCCAGGGCGACACCTTCGTGTGCGGCGTGTTCAGCGGCCGCGTGCGCGCCATGTTCAACGACCAGGGCAAGAAGGTGAAGGAAGCCGGCCCCGCCATGCCGGTGGAAGTGCAGGGCTTCGAGGGCGTGCCCGAAGCTGGCGAGGAATTCGTGTGCGTGACGGACGAAAAGCTCGCCCGCCGCATCGCGGAAACCCGCGCCGTGAAGCAGCGCGAAAAGGAACTGGCCCGCGAATCCAAGGTTACCCTGGAAACGTTCCTGTCCCGCCGCGCCGACGACCAGGAAGCCCTGGTGCTCAACCTTGTCGTCAAGGCCGACGTGCAGGGCTCGCTGGAAGCCATCTCCGAGGCGCTGCGCAAGCTCAGCACCGAGAAGGTCCGCATCAACATCATCCACGGCGGCGCCGGGGCCATCTCCGAATCCGACATCCTGCTGGCATCGGCCTCCGACGCCATCATCATCGGCTTCAACGTCCGTCCGACCGCCAAGGTCAAGGACATCGCCGAGCAGGAGAACGTGGACATCCGCTTCTACGACATCATCTACAAGCTCGTGGATGAAGTGAAGAGCGCCATGGAAGGCATGCTCGCCCCGGTGCAGCGCGAAGTGTACCTGGGTCAGGTGGAAGTGCGGCAGACCTTCAGTGTGCCCAAGGTGGGCACCATCGCTGGCTGCCACGTTGCGGACGGCAAGATCACCCGCAACGCAGGGGTACGCCTGCTGCGCGACGGCGTGGTGGTCTACACCGGCAAGATCACGTCCCTCAAGCGCTTCAAGGACGACATGAAGGAAGTCCTGAAGGGCTACGAATGCGGCGTTGGCCTTGAAAACTTCAACGACATCAAGATCGGCGACATCATCGAAGCCTTCGAGATGGTCGAAGAAGCCGCCACGCTGTAA
- the nusA gene encoding transcription termination factor NusA: MSLELKKAIDQISKDKGLDRDMLIDTLEEAVRTSVARKFGDEMDAEVSYNDETGEIDVYQFKIVVKEVENPNSEISLEDARTHDPSVQLDDEMGFRVKIEDLGRIAAQSAKQVIIQRMRDAEQEIIYEEYKDRRGEIVSGIIQRRDKAGWIINLGRTEALLPKEEQIPREHYKRGDRVQAILIDVRKEGRGPQVIVSRAHRDYMAALFRREVPEVDDGTVQIMGVSRDPGSRAKAAVMSRDRDVDPVGACVGIRGSRIQNIVQEMRGERIDIVVWSPDIATYARNALSPAVISRIVVDEEENLLEVIVPDDQLTNAIGRKGQNVKLAAKLLGWKIDIYTETRYNEANAIGRGLEQIASVAEISIEQFIAAGFQSIERLREADDEELASALGLAPGKIADLRAAINFLAPQAQEDADATAEPDAEAAPESGQDAVEAPAQEQGEGTEAEAKE; encoded by the coding sequence ATGAGCCTGGAACTCAAGAAGGCCATCGACCAGATCAGCAAGGACAAGGGCCTTGACCGCGACATGCTGATCGACACCCTGGAGGAAGCCGTCCGCACCTCCGTGGCCCGCAAGTTCGGCGACGAAATGGACGCCGAAGTCAGCTACAATGACGAGACCGGCGAGATAGACGTCTATCAGTTCAAGATCGTCGTGAAAGAGGTCGAGAACCCGAACAGCGAAATTTCGCTCGAGGACGCGCGCACCCACGATCCCAGCGTACAGCTGGACGACGAAATGGGCTTCCGCGTGAAGATCGAGGACCTTGGTCGCATCGCCGCCCAGTCGGCCAAGCAGGTGATCATCCAGCGCATGCGCGACGCGGAGCAGGAGATCATCTACGAGGAATACAAGGATCGCCGGGGCGAAATCGTCAGCGGCATCATCCAGCGCCGCGACAAGGCCGGGTGGATCATCAACCTTGGCCGCACCGAAGCGCTGCTGCCCAAGGAAGAACAGATCCCGCGCGAGCATTACAAGCGCGGCGACCGGGTGCAGGCCATCCTCATCGACGTGCGCAAGGAAGGCCGCGGCCCGCAGGTCATCGTTTCCCGCGCGCACCGCGACTACATGGCGGCCCTGTTCCGCCGTGAAGTGCCCGAGGTGGACGACGGCACCGTGCAGATCATGGGCGTTTCGCGCGACCCCGGCAGCCGCGCCAAGGCCGCCGTCATGTCGCGCGACCGCGACGTGGATCCGGTGGGCGCCTGCGTGGGCATTCGCGGTTCGCGCATCCAGAACATCGTGCAGGAAATGCGCGGCGAGCGCATCGACATCGTGGTCTGGAGCCCGGACATCGCCACATACGCCCGCAACGCCCTTTCCCCGGCGGTGATCTCGCGCATCGTGGTGGACGAGGAAGAGAACCTGCTCGAAGTCATCGTGCCCGACGACCAGCTTACCAACGCCATCGGCCGCAAGGGCCAGAACGTGAAGCTGGCCGCGAAACTGCTGGGCTGGAAGATAGATATCTACACCGAAACCCGCTACAACGAGGCCAACGCCATCGGACGCGGGCTCGAGCAGATCGCCAGCGTCGCCGAAATCTCCATCGAACAGTTCATCGCGGCAGGGTTCCAGTCCATCGAACGCCTGCGCGAGGCCGACGACGAGGAACTCGCCTCGGCGCTGGGCCTTGCGCCGGGCAAGATCGCCGACCTGCGCGCAGCCATCAACTTCCTTGCGCCCCAGGCGCAGGAAGATGCCGACGCGACTGCCGAACCGGATGCGGAAGCCGCTCCGGAGTCCGGGCAGGACGCCGTAGAGGCGCCTGCACAGGAACAGGGCGAAGGAACCGAAGCCGAAGCGAAGGAATAG
- the flgA gene encoding flagellar basal body P-ring formation chaperone FlgA codes for MIRHRRSAPTRHSAVMVSAFAGPMAWLAALALAVGLLAFGLAPARAGTADAGWRIRLLDAAVVSGATVTLGEIAEPVGPISPQAWRELAATPLWPSPTEPGRPMSVNRPRLQQALREALRDTESLCLYPGTLVLQRGGAVLREGDLRALAVRTLTPALAAMPGEASMQDYRLPPYVFLAHPQQQVVMENTLAAPGRNTLRFSVREVDGSTVRKFTGSAFVDVWADVPCAAQPVNRDDVLTPDKITRVRKNLAYLREPAWDGLGGPWRLTRPVGADQVIYQSDLSGVPTVRRGSVVTVLYDSGSVRLQVQGEAMADGGLGETIPVRNMQSKRQIYAAVKDGGTVVVR; via the coding sequence ATGATCCGCCACCGCCGTTCCGCACCCACCCGCCATTCCGCCGTCATGGTATCCGCGTTCGCCGGTCCCATGGCCTGGCTGGCCGCACTGGCCCTTGCCGTCGGGCTGCTGGCCTTCGGCCTTGCCCCGGCCCGGGCTGGCACCGCCGACGCGGGCTGGCGCATCCGGCTGCTGGACGCCGCCGTGGTGTCCGGCGCAACGGTGACCCTGGGCGAGATCGCGGAGCCGGTGGGCCCCATTTCTCCGCAGGCCTGGCGCGAACTGGCCGCCACCCCGTTGTGGCCGTCGCCCACCGAGCCGGGCCGCCCCATGAGCGTCAACCGCCCGCGCCTGCAACAGGCCCTGCGCGAGGCCCTGCGCGATACCGAGTCGCTGTGTCTGTACCCCGGCACGCTGGTGCTCCAGCGCGGTGGCGCGGTGCTGCGCGAAGGCGACCTGCGCGCCCTTGCCGTCAGGACTCTGACACCCGCCCTGGCCGCCATGCCCGGCGAGGCGTCCATGCAGGACTATCGCCTCCCTCCCTACGTCTTTCTGGCACACCCGCAGCAGCAGGTGGTGATGGAAAACACTTTGGCCGCCCCCGGTCGCAACACCCTGCGTTTTTCCGTGCGTGAGGTGGACGGCAGCACCGTGCGCAAGTTTACCGGTTCCGCCTTCGTGGACGTGTGGGCCGACGTGCCCTGCGCCGCCCAGCCCGTGAACAGGGACGACGTGCTGACCCCGGACAAGATCACCCGCGTGCGCAAGAATCTGGCCTACCTGCGCGAACCCGCCTGGGACGGCCTGGGCGGCCCGTGGCGCCTGACCCGCCCTGTGGGCGCCGACCAGGTGATCTACCAGAGCGATCTTTCCGGCGTGCCCACCGTGCGGCGCGGCAGCGTGGTGACCGTGCTGTACGATTCCGGCTCTGTGCGCCTGCAGGTGCAGGGCGAGGCCATGGCCGACGGCGGCCTTGGCGAGACCATTCCCGTGCGCAACATGCAAAGCAAGCGGCAGATATATGCCGCGGTGAAGGATGGGGGGACGGTGGTCGTCCGGTAA